The proteins below come from a single Caulobacter segnis ATCC 21756 genomic window:
- a CDS encoding SapC family protein, whose protein sequence is MEQLNANDHAGLRLGDLPGRRPHFVQIVASEFAAAAAVCPIFLTKNADTGQFYAGAMFGFEPGENLLDATEGGARLFQPLDLERQGFFIGPEGEVLVDPAHPRFSSGRGAALFEGDGQPTQAARRVQQALGRLQAGVAETDAFIQSLLASKLVEPIDIDLSFDDGRSLSLGGLYTVSLDSLGELEDAAALALFRAGQLQLAYAMAGSLKQLSRLAALRNDRLAA, encoded by the coding sequence TTGGAACAGCTGAATGCCAACGACCACGCGGGTCTGCGTCTGGGCGACTTGCCCGGCCGACGACCGCACTTCGTCCAGATCGTGGCGTCGGAGTTCGCGGCCGCCGCGGCCGTCTGTCCGATCTTCCTGACCAAGAACGCCGACACGGGTCAGTTCTACGCGGGCGCCATGTTCGGCTTCGAGCCCGGCGAGAACCTCCTGGACGCCACCGAGGGCGGCGCACGCCTGTTCCAACCGCTGGATCTTGAGCGTCAGGGCTTCTTCATCGGGCCCGAGGGCGAGGTTCTGGTCGACCCCGCGCACCCGCGCTTCTCGAGCGGTCGGGGCGCGGCGCTGTTCGAAGGCGATGGGCAACCCACCCAAGCCGCCCGCCGGGTCCAGCAGGCCTTGGGCCGCCTGCAAGCCGGCGTCGCCGAGACCGACGCCTTCATCCAATCGCTGCTGGCGAGCAAGCTTGTCGAGCCGATCGACATCGACCTGTCGTTCGACGACGGTCGAAGCCTCAGCCTCGGCGGGCTCTACACGGTGAGCCTCGACTCGCTCGGCGAGCTGGAGGACGCGGCCGCCCTGGCGCTGTTCCGCGCCGGCCAACTGCAGCTAGCCTACGCCATGGCCGGCTCGCTGAAACAGTTGTCGCGTCTGGCGGCGCTGCGCAACGACCGGTTGGCCGCGTGA
- a CDS encoding TonB-dependent receptor: protein MLALTVFGVAHAADRASDEAIATASALSAPADAGQTSEQKPSDSAVVEEVIVTGLRGSLQRNLDIKRSSPGVVDAISAEDIGKFPDANVAASLQRLPGVSIQRSGSRGEPQGITVRGFGGDFNETLYDGRRISTATGGRSVDFSTVGADFVGGLSVYKTPDVTLSSSSIGATVNVAFPKPFDKPGRRIAVTASGSLQDDAGKIVPTVGALFSDTFADNKFGILVDGMYTRHDTQTNRVYVSGWPGGYYRPCQLTAACTAQQLESQSKTVLGWFEQQAGASQIYTKDERIDGRIALQWAPVDGVTVTLDDNYSRQSIRADNFGYGIWFNQDGLRNVKLDPNGTTVDFTQAGSQTDFTAGTDRSVLRTNQTGLNVKWEVSENLSFEGDASYAKSWLNPGGEVTSDGADVGYGFGIGPSLGISINGGSKNTLPVLHDYGPNGDGSRWADTSVIGSHVVVRQAQQNTDVVKQLRFTGAWEQDGFRIKAGGTYLEDRFQFQQKNTFVNNFWQAYPGYGPASGPNGGVMVPASLFTERVSTKNFIPGFDGALPPYLLKFDAHAYQAFLSGLGNPQTKNIPGFNYGGGGVGTQFTGAFDMALDNGSIRDITEKTWALFVKANFDVDVAGMPFHFNAGVREENTHVTSAGFGQVPTAITRSTGDPTLLTVTLSDPQAVSTKSNYSYLLPSVDMKLELTESIHLRLDASRTLTRPGLNLLTPVASVGTGQRVGALTASGGSPSLKPYLADNFDAAVEWYYKPNSYAAVNVFIKDVSNFIVGGTTRQTINGVIDPSTGQPAIFAVTQQVNGPEATVRGVEFAWQHVFGDSGFGFNANATFVDTNKPYDPKDISQSGFAITGLANSANLVAFYDKNGFEARVAVNYREEYLRGFGQNQNTGAFGSEPTFENPNLQVDFSTSYALTKQINLFFEALNLTNETQSTHGRFDNQLLDVFAYGRRYTAGARFRF, encoded by the coding sequence TTGCTGGCGCTGACGGTCTTCGGCGTCGCGCACGCGGCCGATCGGGCGTCGGACGAAGCCATCGCCACGGCGTCGGCGCTTAGCGCTCCGGCGGATGCTGGCCAGACTTCCGAGCAAAAGCCGTCAGACTCGGCCGTCGTCGAGGAAGTCATCGTCACAGGTCTGCGCGGCTCCCTGCAGCGCAACCTCGACATCAAGCGCTCTTCCCCAGGCGTCGTCGACGCCATCTCGGCCGAGGACATCGGCAAGTTCCCGGACGCCAACGTCGCCGCCTCGCTGCAGCGCCTTCCGGGCGTCTCGATCCAGCGTTCCGGTTCACGCGGAGAGCCTCAGGGCATCACCGTCCGCGGCTTTGGCGGCGACTTCAACGAAACCCTCTATGACGGCCGCCGGATCTCGACGGCCACGGGCGGCCGCTCGGTGGACTTCAGCACCGTCGGCGCGGACTTCGTGGGCGGGCTCAGCGTCTACAAGACGCCGGACGTCACGCTGTCGAGCAGCTCGATCGGCGCGACGGTCAACGTCGCCTTCCCCAAGCCCTTCGACAAGCCGGGACGCCGAATCGCGGTCACCGCGTCGGGCTCGCTGCAGGATGACGCCGGAAAGATCGTGCCCACCGTCGGCGCGCTGTTCAGCGACACCTTCGCCGACAACAAGTTCGGCATCCTGGTCGATGGCATGTACACGCGCCACGACACCCAGACCAACCGCGTCTATGTCAGCGGTTGGCCGGGCGGCTACTACAGGCCTTGCCAGCTGACGGCCGCCTGCACGGCCCAGCAATTGGAGTCGCAGAGCAAGACGGTTCTGGGCTGGTTCGAGCAACAGGCCGGCGCCAGCCAAATCTATACCAAGGACGAACGCATCGACGGCCGCATCGCCCTCCAATGGGCGCCGGTCGACGGGGTCACCGTCACCCTGGATGACAACTATTCGCGCCAGAGCATCCGGGCCGACAACTTCGGCTACGGCATCTGGTTCAACCAGGACGGCCTGCGCAACGTCAAGCTTGACCCGAACGGCACCACGGTCGACTTCACCCAGGCCGGATCACAGACCGACTTCACGGCCGGCACGGACCGTTCGGTGCTGCGGACCAATCAGACGGGCCTGAACGTCAAATGGGAGGTGTCCGAGAACCTGAGCTTCGAGGGCGACGCCAGCTACGCCAAGAGCTGGCTCAACCCGGGGGGCGAGGTGACCAGCGACGGCGCCGACGTCGGCTACGGCTTCGGCATCGGCCCGTCCTTGGGCATCAGCATCAACGGCGGCAGCAAGAACACCCTGCCGGTCTTGCACGACTACGGCCCCAACGGCGATGGCTCGCGGTGGGCCGACACTTCGGTGATCGGTTCGCACGTGGTCGTGCGTCAGGCGCAGCAGAACACCGATGTCGTCAAGCAACTACGGTTCACCGGCGCCTGGGAGCAGGACGGCTTCAGGATCAAGGCCGGCGGCACCTATCTGGAGGATCGCTTCCAGTTCCAGCAGAAGAACACCTTCGTTAATAACTTCTGGCAGGCCTATCCGGGCTACGGCCCGGCGTCCGGTCCGAACGGCGGCGTCATGGTTCCGGCCAGCCTGTTCACCGAGCGTGTGAGCACCAAGAACTTCATCCCGGGCTTCGACGGCGCCCTGCCGCCGTACCTGCTGAAGTTCGACGCCCACGCCTATCAGGCGTTCCTGAGCGGCCTGGGCAATCCGCAGACCAAGAACATCCCCGGCTTCAACTATGGCGGGGGCGGCGTCGGAACCCAGTTCACCGGCGCTTTCGACATGGCGCTGGATAACGGCAGCATCCGGGACATCACCGAAAAGACCTGGGCGCTGTTCGTGAAAGCCAACTTCGACGTCGACGTGGCCGGCATGCCTTTCCACTTCAACGCCGGCGTGCGTGAGGAGAACACCCACGTCACCTCGGCGGGCTTCGGCCAGGTGCCAACGGCGATCACGCGCAGCACTGGCGACCCCACGCTGCTGACAGTGACGCTGAGCGATCCCCAGGCGGTCTCGACCAAGAGCAACTATTCGTACCTGCTCCCCAGCGTCGACATGAAGCTGGAGCTGACCGAGAGCATCCATCTGCGCCTGGACGCCTCGCGGACCCTGACCCGTCCTGGCCTGAACCTGCTGACGCCCGTCGCCAGCGTGGGCACGGGCCAGCGGGTCGGAGCCCTGACGGCCAGCGGCGGCAGCCCCTCGCTGAAGCCCTATCTGGCCGACAACTTCGACGCGGCGGTGGAGTGGTACTACAAGCCGAACTCGTACGCGGCGGTGAACGTCTTCATCAAGGACGTCAGCAACTTCATCGTCGGCGGCACCACGCGTCAGACCATCAACGGGGTCATCGACCCGAGCACCGGCCAGCCGGCGATCTTCGCCGTGACCCAGCAGGTGAACGGGCCGGAAGCCACCGTGCGCGGTGTCGAGTTTGCCTGGCAGCACGTGTTCGGCGACAGCGGCTTTGGTTTCAACGCCAACGCCACGTTCGTCGACACCAACAAGCCCTACGATCCGAAGGACATCTCCCAGAGCGGCTTCGCGATCACCGGCTTGGCCAACTCCGCCAACCTCGTGGCCTTCTATGACAAGAACGGCTTCGAGGCGCGGGTGGCGGTCAACTACCGCGAGGAGTACCTGCGCGGCTTCGGTCAGAACCAGAACACCGGCGCCTTCGGCTCGGAACCGACGTTCGAAAATCCGAACCTGCAGGTCGACTTCTCGACCAGCTACGCCCTGACCAAGCAGATCAACCTGTTCTTCGAGGCGCTCAATCTCACCAACGAGACGCAGAGCACCCACGGACGGTTCGACAACCAACTGCTGGACGTCTTCGCGTACGGACGCCGTTACACGGCGGGCGCGCGCTTCCGCTTCTAG
- a CDS encoding IlvD/Edd family dehydratase: MSSPSGAPPKLRSRAWFDNPDNIDMTALYLERYLNFGLTLEELQSGRPIIGIAQTGSDLSPCNRHHLVLAERVREGIRSAGGIVLEFPVHPIQETGKRPTAGLDRNLSYLGLVELLYGYPLDGVVLTIGCDKTTPACLMAAATVNIPAIALSVGPMLNGWHKGQRTGSGTIVWKARELLAAGEIDNAGFIKLVASSAPSTGYCNTMGTATTMNSLTEALGMSLPGSAAIPAPYRDRQENAYRTGLRIVDMVHEDLKPSDVLTREAFLNAIAVNSAIGGSTNAPIHLNALARHVGVELSIDDWQDKGEHVPLLVNLQPAGEYLGEDYYRAGGVPAVFGQLIEQGLIHEDVKCVSGQTIGEQYRGVQIEDEDVIRPFSRPLVERAGFVVMRGNLFNSAIMKTSVISEAFRERYLSNPDDPDAFEGVAVVFDGPEDYHHRIDDPSVGITANSILFMRGAGPVGYPGAAEVVNMRAPDYLIKQGIHQLPCIGDGRQSGTSGSPSILNASPEAAVGGGLALLKTGDKVRFDLRKSRVDVLVPPSEIVERRKALEAAGGYPYPESQTPWQEIQRAVVGQLETGAVLENAVKYQRIAQTKGLPRDNH, encoded by the coding sequence ATGTCGTCTCCGTCTGGCGCTCCCCCCAAGCTTCGTTCGCGCGCGTGGTTTGATAATCCGGACAACATTGACATGACGGCGCTTTATCTGGAGCGCTATCTGAACTTTGGCCTGACGCTGGAAGAGCTGCAGTCGGGTCGCCCGATCATCGGCATCGCCCAGACGGGCTCGGATCTGTCGCCGTGCAACCGCCACCACCTCGTCTTGGCCGAGCGGGTGCGCGAGGGGATCCGCAGCGCGGGCGGTATCGTGCTGGAGTTCCCGGTCCACCCGATCCAGGAGACGGGCAAGCGGCCGACGGCGGGCCTGGACCGCAATCTCTCGTACCTGGGCTTGGTGGAGCTGCTCTACGGCTATCCGCTGGACGGGGTGGTGCTGACCATCGGCTGCGACAAGACCACGCCGGCTTGTTTGATGGCGGCGGCGACGGTCAACATCCCGGCCATCGCGCTCTCGGTCGGTCCGATGCTGAACGGCTGGCACAAGGGCCAGCGCACGGGGTCTGGCACCATCGTCTGGAAGGCCCGCGAACTGCTGGCGGCCGGCGAGATCGACAACGCCGGCTTCATCAAGCTGGTGGCCAGCTCGGCGCCCTCGACCGGCTATTGCAACACCATGGGCACGGCCACGACCATGAACTCGCTGACCGAGGCGCTGGGCATGTCGCTGCCCGGCTCGGCGGCCATTCCAGCCCCCTATAGAGATCGACAAGAGAACGCCTATCGCACGGGCCTTCGCATCGTCGACATGGTGCATGAAGACCTCAAGCCCTCGGACGTGCTGACCCGCGAGGCGTTCCTCAACGCCATCGCCGTCAACTCGGCGATCGGCGGCTCGACCAACGCCCCGATCCACCTCAACGCCCTGGCCCGCCATGTCGGCGTGGAGCTGTCGATCGACGACTGGCAGGACAAGGGCGAGCACGTGCCGCTGCTGGTCAACCTGCAGCCGGCCGGGGAATATCTGGGCGAGGACTACTACCGCGCCGGCGGCGTGCCGGCCGTCTTCGGCCAGCTGATCGAGCAGGGGCTGATCCACGAGGACGTCAAATGCGTCTCGGGCCAGACCATCGGCGAGCAGTACCGCGGGGTCCAGATCGAGGACGAGGACGTCATCCGTCCGTTCTCGCGGCCGCTGGTCGAGCGGGCCGGGTTCGTGGTCATGCGCGGCAATCTCTTCAACTCGGCGATCATGAAGACCAGCGTGATCTCCGAGGCCTTCCGCGAGCGCTACCTGTCCAACCCCGACGATCCGGACGCCTTCGAGGGCGTGGCGGTCGTGTTCGACGGGCCCGAGGACTATCACCACCGGATCGACGATCCGTCGGTGGGCATCACCGCCAACTCGATCCTGTTCATGCGCGGGGCCGGCCCCGTGGGCTATCCCGGCGCGGCCGAGGTGGTGAACATGCGCGCGCCCGACTACCTGATCAAACAAGGCATCCATCAACTGCCCTGCATCGGCGATGGCCGCCAGTCGGGCACCTCGGGCTCGCCGTCGATCCTCAACGCCTCGCCCGAGGCGGCCGTGGGCGGGGGTCTGGCGCTGCTGAAGACCGGCGACAAGGTGCGCTTTGACCTGCGCAAGTCACGGGTCGACGTGCTGGTCCCGCCCAGCGAGATCGTCGAGCGGCGCAAGGCCCTGGAGGCCGCCGGCGGCTATCCCTATCCCGAAAGCCAGACCCCCTGGCAGGAGATCCAGCGCGCCGTCGTCGGACAGCTCGAAACCGGCGCCGTCCTCGAAAACGCCGTCAAATACCAGCGCATCGCCCAGACCAAGGGCCTGCCCAGGGATAACCACTAG
- a CDS encoding alpha-L-arabinofuranosidase C-terminal domain-containing protein, with amino-acid sequence MEWARSPSNHVRMKAEEWKIYQSRFPAMKDKNIFLSMDEYAYFGQVNLKSSLAYAMVLQEMLRHTDFLTMSAFTTGASTMDITPTTSVMNATGLVFKLYGERFGAGVTPLAVDGQSPQPAPQYVVGSAHPQVRAGSSTYPLDVIAGVSPDGKALRIGVVNATFDSQTVALKLKALKPKAAGRQWVLTGASLKAENKVGQPAGVTIAERAAKLSGGRLTAAPTSVTVFEFPLDGR; translated from the coding sequence ATGGAATGGGCCCGCTCGCCCTCGAACCACGTCCGCATGAAGGCCGAAGAGTGGAAAATCTATCAGTCCCGCTTCCCGGCGATGAAGGACAAGAACATCTTCCTGTCGATGGACGAGTACGCCTATTTCGGCCAGGTCAATCTGAAGTCCTCGCTGGCCTACGCCATGGTGCTGCAGGAGATGCTGCGCCACACCGACTTCCTGACGATGTCAGCCTTCACGACCGGCGCCTCGACCATGGACATCACGCCGACGACCTCGGTGATGAACGCCACGGGCCTGGTGTTCAAGCTGTATGGCGAGCGGTTCGGGGCCGGCGTGACGCCGCTGGCGGTCGACGGCCAGTCGCCCCAGCCCGCGCCGCAATACGTGGTCGGCTCGGCCCATCCGCAGGTGCGCGCGGGCAGCTCCACCTATCCCCTGGACGTGATCGCGGGTGTCAGCCCCGACGGCAAGGCGCTGCGGATCGGGGTGGTCAACGCCACCTTCGACAGCCAGACGGTCGCCCTGAAACTGAAGGCGCTCAAGCCCAAGGCCGCCGGCCGCCAGTGGGTGCTGACGGGCGCTTCGCTGAAGGCCGAGAACAAGGTGGGCCAGCCCGCCGGCGTCACGATCGCCGAGCGCGCCGCCAAGCTCTCGGGCGGTCGCCTGACGGCCGCGCCGACCTCGGTCACGGTGTTCGAGTTCCCGCTCGACGGGCGGTAG
- a CDS encoding NPCBM/NEW2 domain-containing protein, which translates to MKRRSYMGAALAVMLLASASGVAAADDPLAATGRWSAYSRVAAQTPPMGWNSWNAFTSDLDEDKVMGSAQALVDTGLAAKGYRYVNLDDGWWLKRRESDGRMIARAARFPSAATPDGATSFRPLTDRLHGMGLKAGIYSDIGRNSCGQVFTSTFPNQPEGNVAEREVGLHGHVDQDIALYFAEWGFDLIKVDGCGVRGLPPSDKRVQAGQYRAFEPIIDIDSLGRTDIVKVRELYEEVGRALDKHNPDGDFVFSLCIWGSADVRSWGKDVGAMSRTSEDISPTWGRMLHNLDTVSRRALYAHPGSWNDPDMLFVGKGDFDLSHPEAARSHFALWAMVNAPLLIGYDLRQTTPALLEILGAKDVIALNQDPAGNQAVLAYDSDDVSIFVKSLASGDKAAAIFNRTSAPLEVVLTAEQLKFLAKADIDLTNLWTGEQVRFQGERKFKLEPRQTLLFRAKGTRRLADGVFLSEQPGAVNPAVDGVVTPIADPMIHRAPLPWHGTRGFGERPRYGGWGGAQADRTPFDQELAIAGRTFDTGVGVLANSRLEVRNTGFRRFTASVGVDDSAVDKARPVTFQVYGDGKLLARSKPAKWGQAPQDLDVDVSGVRLIELVARTSGQGNADPVTWGDAALRR; encoded by the coding sequence ATGAAACGGCGTTCCTACATGGGCGCGGCCCTGGCGGTCATGCTTCTGGCTTCGGCCTCTGGCGTCGCCGCGGCTGACGATCCGCTGGCGGCGACCGGGCGCTGGAGCGCCTATAGCCGCGTCGCGGCCCAGACTCCGCCGATGGGCTGGAACAGCTGGAACGCCTTCACCAGCGACCTCGACGAGGACAAGGTCATGGGCTCGGCCCAGGCCCTGGTCGACACCGGCCTCGCGGCCAAGGGCTACCGCTATGTGAACCTCGACGACGGCTGGTGGCTGAAGCGCCGCGAGTCGGACGGCCGGATGATCGCCCGCGCCGCCCGCTTCCCGTCGGCCGCGACGCCGGACGGCGCGACCAGCTTCCGGCCGCTGACCGACCGCCTGCACGGCATGGGCCTGAAGGCGGGCATCTACTCGGACATCGGCCGCAACAGCTGCGGCCAGGTGTTCACCTCGACCTTCCCGAACCAGCCGGAAGGAAACGTCGCCGAACGCGAGGTCGGGCTCCACGGCCACGTCGACCAGGACATCGCCCTCTATTTCGCCGAATGGGGTTTCGACCTGATCAAGGTCGACGGGTGCGGGGTGCGTGGTTTGCCGCCCAGCGACAAGCGGGTCCAGGCCGGCCAGTATCGCGCCTTCGAGCCGATCATCGACATCGACTCCCTGGGCCGCACCGATATCGTCAAGGTGCGCGAGCTCTACGAGGAGGTCGGGCGGGCGCTCGACAAGCACAACCCGGACGGCGACTTCGTCTTCTCGCTCTGCATCTGGGGCTCGGCCGATGTCCGCTCGTGGGGCAAGGACGTCGGCGCCATGTCGCGGACCAGCGAGGACATCTCGCCGACCTGGGGTCGGATGCTGCACAACCTCGACACCGTCTCGCGCCGCGCGCTCTACGCCCATCCGGGTTCGTGGAACGATCCGGACATGCTGTTCGTCGGCAAGGGCGACTTCGATCTTAGCCACCCCGAGGCGGCGCGGTCGCATTTCGCCCTGTGGGCGATGGTCAACGCGCCGCTGCTGATCGGCTATGACCTGAGGCAGACGACACCGGCCCTGCTGGAGATCCTGGGCGCGAAGGACGTCATCGCCCTGAACCAGGATCCGGCCGGCAACCAGGCGGTGCTGGCCTACGACTCCGATGACGTCTCGATCTTCGTGAAGAGTCTGGCCAGCGGCGACAAGGCCGCGGCGATCTTCAACCGCACCTCCGCGCCGCTCGAGGTCGTGCTGACGGCCGAGCAACTGAAGTTCCTGGCCAAGGCCGATATCGACCTCACCAACCTCTGGACCGGAGAGCAGGTCCGCTTCCAGGGCGAGCGCAAGTTCAAGCTGGAGCCACGCCAGACCCTGCTGTTCCGGGCCAAGGGAACCCGCCGACTGGCCGATGGGGTCTTCCTGTCCGAGCAGCCCGGGGCGGTGAACCCCGCCGTCGACGGCGTGGTCACGCCGATCGCCGATCCGATGATCCATCGCGCGCCGCTGCCGTGGCACGGAACGCGGGGCTTTGGCGAGCGGCCGCGCTATGGCGGCTGGGGCGGCGCGCAAGCCGACCGGACGCCGTTCGACCAGGAACTGGCGATCGCGGGGCGAACCTTCGACACGGGCGTCGGCGTCCTGGCCAACTCGCGTTTGGAGGTTCGCAACACCGGCTTCCGCCGCTTCACCGCCAGCGTCGGGGTCGACGACTCGGCCGTCGATAAGGCCCGTCCGGTGACCTTCCAGGTCTATGGCGACGGCAAGCTGCTGGCGCGTTCGAAACCGGCCAAATGGGGTCAGGCGCCGCAGGATCTGGACGTCGATGTCTCGGGCGTGAGGCTGATCGAACTGGTCGCCCGGACGAGCGGGCAGGGGAACGCCGATCCGGTCACCTGGGGAGACGCCGCGCTGCGGCGCTGA
- a CDS encoding tryptophan halogenase family protein, producing MVSPVKNIVIVGGGTAGWLTAGVIAAKHKARQASGFTVTLVESPNTPIIGVGEGTWPTLRTTLAKIGVSETDFFRECDAAFKQGAKFARWTTGAEDDAYYHPLVLPQGFSQVNLAPHWLASGGDVSFCDAVCPQGVLCDEGLAPKTITAAPYQGAANYAYHLDAGKFAPFLQRHCTEKLGVRHVLADVRSVSLAEDGDIRAIVTEQAGEIEGDLFVDCTGFRSLLLGEALGVPFKDCGDVLFCDTALAIQIPYENENSPISTHTISTAQSAGWIWDIGLPTRRGVGHVFSSRHISDDDAERELRAYIGPACRDLPVRKIAIRSGHREIFWKRNCVAVGLAAGFLEPLEASAIVLIELSAKLIAEQMPACREVMDVIAGRFNATTQYRWGRIIDFLKLHYVLSQRSDTAFWRDNRDPDTIPERLADLLRLWRHQPPWLHEEFDRVEEVFPAASYQYVLYGMGFRTEVEREALADEAALAQRALRENALQTERLRATLPRHRDLIRKIVEHGLQPV from the coding sequence ATGGTCAGTCCGGTCAAGAACATCGTCATCGTCGGCGGCGGCACCGCCGGCTGGCTCACCGCGGGCGTGATCGCCGCCAAGCACAAGGCGAGACAGGCCTCTGGCTTCACCGTCACCCTGGTGGAGTCGCCCAACACCCCGATCATCGGCGTCGGCGAAGGCACCTGGCCGACCCTGCGCACGACCCTGGCCAAGATCGGCGTCTCCGAAACCGACTTCTTCCGCGAGTGCGACGCGGCCTTCAAGCAAGGCGCCAAGTTCGCCCGCTGGACCACCGGCGCCGAGGACGACGCCTATTACCACCCGCTGGTTCTGCCGCAGGGCTTCTCGCAGGTGAACCTGGCCCCGCACTGGCTGGCGAGCGGCGGCGATGTCAGCTTCTGCGACGCGGTCTGCCCGCAAGGCGTGCTCTGCGATGAAGGCCTGGCCCCCAAGACCATCACCGCCGCCCCGTACCAGGGCGCGGCCAACTACGCCTACCACCTGGACGCGGGTAAGTTCGCGCCGTTCCTGCAGCGCCACTGCACCGAGAAACTGGGCGTCCGCCATGTGCTGGCAGACGTGCGCAGCGTATCCCTGGCCGAGGACGGCGACATTCGCGCCATCGTCACCGAGCAGGCCGGCGAGATCGAGGGCGACCTCTTCGTCGACTGCACCGGCTTTCGCTCGCTGCTGCTGGGCGAGGCCCTCGGCGTGCCCTTCAAGGACTGCGGCGACGTCCTGTTCTGCGACACCGCCCTGGCCATCCAGATCCCCTACGAGAACGAGAACAGCCCGATCTCGACCCACACCATCTCGACGGCCCAGTCGGCCGGCTGGATCTGGGACATCGGCCTGCCCACCCGGCGCGGCGTCGGCCACGTCTTCTCCAGCCGCCACATCTCCGACGACGACGCCGAGCGCGAGTTGCGCGCCTATATCGGTCCGGCGTGTCGCGACCTGCCGGTGCGCAAGATCGCCATCCGCTCGGGCCACCGCGAGATCTTCTGGAAGCGCAACTGCGTCGCTGTGGGCCTGGCCGCCGGCTTCCTGGAGCCGCTCGAGGCCTCGGCTATCGTCCTGATCGAACTTTCGGCCAAGCTGATCGCCGAGCAGATGCCCGCCTGCCGCGAGGTGATGGACGTCATCGCCGGCCGTTTCAACGCCACCACCCAATACCGCTGGGGCCGGATCATCGACTTTCTGAAGCTGCACTATGTGCTGAGCCAACGCAGCGACACCGCCTTTTGGCGCGACAACCGCGACCCGGACACCATTCCCGAGCGCCTCGCCGATCTGCTGCGCCTCTGGCGTCACCAGCCGCCGTGGCTCCACGAGGAGTTCGACCGCGTCGAGGAGGTCTTCCCGGCCGCCAGCTACCAGTACGTGCTCTATGGCATGGGGTTCAGGACCGAGGTCGAGCGCGAGGCGCTGGCCGACGAAGCGGCGCTGGCCCAGCGCGCCCTCCGCGAGAACGCGCTGCAGACCGAGCGCCTGCGCGCCACCCTGCC
- a CDS encoding cupin-like domain-containing protein, translating into MRVVEAETLAGLDPAAFNREIMAPCQPVLLRGVCRDWPVSRQAAAGWASLSTYLSRMDAGRTGEAFVGAPAIAGRYDYGQDLEGFNFQRESLPVGLALQRIDAAAADPSLDSVYLGSLPADDYFPAFAAENPVGFLPPTARPRLWLGNASRVACHYDAFDNLACVVAGRRRFTLYPPDAIGDLYVGPIDHTMAGQPVALAAGAAPDDPRYPRFAAAKARALVVELAPGDGLYLPKLWWHQVEALEPRNLLVNYWWDGFAAGPDAPYAAMMLAMITLAERPEAERKAWRAFFDHYVFRPDGHPLAHLPEDKRGALGSLAGEAYGRIRAFVMRTLRGG; encoded by the coding sequence GTGCGCGTCGTCGAGGCCGAGACGCTGGCCGGCCTGGATCCGGCTGCGTTCAACCGCGAGATCATGGCGCCATGCCAGCCGGTGCTGCTGCGCGGAGTCTGCCGCGATTGGCCCGTGAGCCGTCAGGCGGCGGCGGGCTGGGCCAGCCTTTCGACGTATCTATCGCGGATGGACGCTGGCCGGACGGGCGAGGCCTTCGTCGGCGCGCCGGCCATCGCCGGGCGCTACGACTACGGCCAAGACCTCGAAGGCTTCAACTTCCAGCGCGAGTCGCTGCCGGTGGGGCTGGCGCTACAGCGCATCGACGCGGCCGCCGCCGATCCCAGCCTGGACAGCGTCTATCTGGGCTCGTTGCCGGCAGACGACTATTTCCCTGCCTTCGCGGCCGAGAACCCGGTCGGCTTCCTGCCGCCCACGGCGCGGCCGAGGCTGTGGCTGGGCAACGCCAGTCGGGTCGCCTGCCACTACGACGCTTTCGACAACCTAGCCTGCGTGGTGGCGGGGCGCCGGCGCTTCACGCTCTATCCGCCGGACGCGATCGGCGACCTCTATGTCGGTCCGATCGACCACACCATGGCGGGTCAGCCTGTCGCCCTGGCCGCCGGCGCCGCGCCGGACGATCCGCGCTACCCGCGCTTCGCCGCGGCCAAGGCGCGCGCCCTAGTCGTCGAGCTCGCGCCCGGCGATGGGCTCTACCTGCCCAAGCTCTGGTGGCACCAGGTCGAGGCTCTGGAACCGCGCAACCTATTGGTCAACTACTGGTGGGACGGGTTCGCCGCAGGGCCCGACGCGCCCTACGCGGCGATGATGCTGGCGATGATCACCCTGGCCGAGCGGCCCGAGGCCGAGCGCAAGGCGTGGCGGGCGTTCTTCGACCACTATGTCTTCCGGCCCGACGGCCATCCGCTGGCGCACTTGCCGGAGGACAAGCGCGGCGCGTTGGGTTCGCTGGCCGGCGAGGCCTATGGCCGGATCCGCGCCTTCGTGATGCGGACGTTAAGAGGCGGGTAG